From one Triticum aestivum cultivar Chinese Spring chromosome 4B, IWGSC CS RefSeq v2.1, whole genome shotgun sequence genomic stretch:
- the LOC123092635 gene encoding mitochondrial substrate carrier family protein V produces the protein MAAATVDGAAAVAARRYSTQQQQQPQPQQHHNQPKLGTTLHLLAGGVAGAVSKTCTAPLARLTILFQVQGMHSDVATMRNTSIWREASRIVYEEGLRAFWKGNLVTIAHRLPYSSISFYTYERYKNWLQMIPGLDSNGGLGADVGVRMVGGGLSGITAASLTYPLDLVRTRLAAQTNTAYYRGISHALFAICRDEGPRGLYKGLGPTLLGVGPSIAISFSVYETLRSHWLLERPCDSPIFISLACGSLSGVASSTFTFPLDLVRRRKQLEGAAGRANVYKTGLVGTFGHIIQTEGYRGLYRGILPEYCKVVPSVGLIFMTYETLKSMFTEGASDE, from the exons ATGGCCGCCGCGaccgtggacggcgccgccgccgtcgccgcgcggAGGTACTcgacgcagcagcagcagcagccgcagccgcagcagcacCACAACCAGCCCAAGCTTGGGACGACgctccacctcctcgccggcggcgTCGCCGGCGCCGTCAGCAAGACCTGCACCGCGCCGCTCGCCCGCCTCACCATCCTGTTTCAG GTTCAAGGAATGCACTCAGATGTGGCTACGATGCGCAACACTAGTATATGGCGTGAAGCGTCCCGCATTGTCTATGAAGAAGGGCTACGAGCCTTCTGGAAAGGAAATCTTGTAACTATTGCACATCGGTTACCTTACTCCTCGATTAGTTTCTATACATACGAGAGATATAAGAAT TGGCTTCAGATGATACCTGGTCTCGACAGCAATGGTGGATTGGGTGCCGACGTTGGTGTCAGAATGGTAGGCGGTGGCTTGTCTGGGATAACTGCAGCTTCTTTGACATATCCACTGGACTTGGTACGGACACGTCTGGCTGCTCAG ACGAACACAGCCTACTACAGGGGCATATCCCATGCTCTTTTTGCGATCTGCAGAGATGAGGGTCCCAGGGGGTTGTACAAGGGTCTTGGTCCCACTTTACTT GGTGTAGGCCCCAGTATAGCAATAAGCTTCTCAGTTTATGAAACTCTGCGTTCACATTGGCTACTAGAGCG GCCATGTGATTCCCCTATCTTTATCAGTTTGGCTTGTGGAAGCCTTTCGGGAGTTGCGTCATCAACTT TTACATTTCCATTGGATCTTGTAAGACGCCGCAAGCAGTTGGAAGGTGCAGCTGGGAGGGCCAATGTCTACAAGACAGGACTTGTTGGAACGTTTGGGCATATTATTCAGACAGAAGGTTATAGAGGATTGTATAGAGGGATCTTGCCTGAGTACTGCAAAGTGGTTCCCAGCGTCGGCCTCATTTTTATGACATACGAGACACTGAAGTCCATGTTCACAGAAGGGGCATCAGATGAATAG